In the Helianthus annuus cultivar XRQ/B chromosome 11, HanXRQr2.0-SUNRISE, whole genome shotgun sequence genome, one interval contains:
- the LOC118483778 gene encoding vicilin-like seed storage protein At2g18540 → MLVPSLSEIKKKTPEKGVTFNEAAAKRPKITIKSTDTAAQDAAKAVEAQRKVEEGRKREEEKKRVAEKKRKDEEERKRKEEEEKKKEEERKRKAEEERVAEAAKKRALEELEKKKAMEQPVNVQGPEVTNPTHSAPVITSNGAG, encoded by the exons ATGCTGGTGCCCAGCTTATCGG aaatcaagaagaagacccctgagaagggtGTCACGTTCAATGAGGCTGCGGCGAAGAGGCCCAAGATTACCATCAAGTCCACTGACACTGCTGCTCAGGATGCCGCGAAGGCTGTTGAGGCGCAGCGAAAGGTGGAGGAGGGTCGGAAGAGAGAGGAAGAGAAGAAGAGGGTTGCCGAGAAGAAGAGGAAGGATGAAGAAGAGAGGAAGaggaaggaggaggaggagaaaAAGAAAGAGGAGGAGAGGAAAAGGAAGGCGGAGGAGGAGAGGGTGGCCGAAGCGGCGAAGAAGAGGGCCCTTGAGGAGTTAGAAAAAAAGAAGGCTATGGAGCAGCCTGTTAATGTTCAAGGGCCTGAGGTTACAAACCCTACCCACTCTGCTCCTGTCATTACTTCTAATGGTGCGGGTTGA
- the LOC110891595 gene encoding uncharacterized protein LOC110891595: protein MGLQELMLLVMILFSFCSPATCALLGKNLIPGNMHEKTVNQIKYTTVVRGSGGGGRSTGDGGNENGNGDEPNSSQQGGGNGVVPVYAAGAANQRRNHKNGATTHTMCLRRGIATLVVISTSLFMYIPM, encoded by the exons ATGGGTCTTCAAGAGCTCATGCTACTAGTCATGATCCTCTTCTCGTTTTGTTCTCCTGCAACATGTGCTTTACTTGGCAAGAACTTGATTCcag GGAATATGCACGAAAAGACGGTAAACCAAATCAAGTATACAACTGTTGTTAGAGGAAGCGGAGGTGGTGGACGATCAACAGGAGATGGCGGAAATGAGAATGGAAATGGCGATGAGCCCAACTCCTCCCAACAAGGAGGCGGCAATGGGGTGGTTCCCGTATACGCTGCTGGTGCGGCAAATCAACGTCGAAACCACAAAAATGGTGCTACAACTCATACCATGTGCTTAAGAAGGGGAATTGCAACACTTGTAGTCATATCAACCTCTCTATTTATGTACATTCCTATGTAG
- the LOC110887535 gene encoding uncharacterized protein LOC110887535, with product MPKRPKIVSVYNDVHKENTQHVVLPIVTRDEASHRRKLRKLILDNKKSNVGTTSSSLNIDSTNINSTSTPCVTSDNIVNKIGFHNFESTPEVTNNVNSSLSSIVTSNNICSTSNRTTTKNDIGNNISTGITSTTCTSSLNRNLQRLSSGKRKLVSKARISSPIPMIDLTTDETVVRDPYKGVSTDYLDHGDQVITCEVCYAKLWDAEKGSGRKEGGKICHMLCCGYAKVVLPDYKTATPYYKSLFMSNDNESKHFLKNIRRYNSMFAFTSMGGKVDQTVNTGNAPFCYRISGENYHSIGSLVPPNGVKPKFCQLYIYDTENKLANRTSDNASSSSTSDETDNKLIQQIKAMFDAENVLVKIYRMVRDCFQQNPYTTLKLRLIGKREQDGRTYNLPTSSEVAALIVGDIDNALEKRDIVVETQTGSLKRISELHPSYLALQYPILFPYGDDGYRIDIPHRGVIDVTNKKRPNCTMREFFAYRVQDRSNQFSLILNSRRLFQQFLVDAYTMIESERLNFIRFQQQDLRSDTYENIRKLRYNGQQDLSKVGKRIFLPSSFTGGSRYMMQNYLDAMAICKWYGYPDFFITITCNPKWPEVQRFLKDTNLNPEDRPDILSRIFKIKLDAICKDLKDRDLFGKASAVVYTNEFQKRGLPHAHMCLFMENDYKLPTVDHVDQFISAEIPDLNQDPELYTLVKDHMIHGPCGNARMSSPCMVDRKCSKGFPKKFQDHSTLDSNGFPLYRRRDDGSFVLKNKIQLDNRSVVPYNKKLLKRYQAHINVEWCNQAASIKYLFKYINKGPDRATVAVVPSNNENEQAENDEIKEYYDCRSPSVMRLPFHLPGQQTVCFGPDEDINQVLNKPSVNSSMFLAWMQRNQDPNDHVARTLTYVQFPRFYVWKLDKRIWVPRIKGKTIGRIHSVSPSTGEAYYLRILLNKVKGPTSFDDIKTVNGRVYDTFRDACYALGLLDDDSEYIEAIKEANISGSAGYIRNLFATMLLSSTLSRPEVVWESTWKYMTDDFLYRFSKYHRVSGLSIPDEQLKNYVLCEIEKFLTRNNSSLRRFLSMPYPDTSSLDNFRCRLINEELAYDRTELQNVYQGQVNLLTDEQRAVYEEIMNAVHGDNGGVFFVYGYGGTGKTFLWKTLSAAIRSKGQIVLNVASSGIASLLLEGGRTAHSRFHIPLNLNEDSVCHIKPDDDVAKLLQQTKLIIWDEAPMVHKHAFEALDRTMHDIFNISNPSRSDVLFGGKVIVFGGDFRQILPVVPNGGRQEIVNASLCSSYLWSKCKLLTLSRNMRLTVGRPSSEVEEISNFAKWLLDVGEGNVGGSNDGEAITEIPPELLIDSISDPISSLIDFVYPSILDNYNDPNYFSTRAILAPKNEVVHEINDRLLAVFPGEEKEYLSSDSLCPTEDGNVDQQNIYSPDVLNGLKVSGLPNHRLVLKVGVPVMLLRNIDQRNGLCNGTRLKVTKLYSRVIEAEIISGGNIGSRTFIPRINLVPSDRKIPFAFQRRQFPITVCFAMTINKSQGQSLSKVGLYLRQPVFTHGQLYVALSRVTRRDGIKLLILDNDGRPTNKTTNVVYKEIFNGL from the exons ATGCCTAAACGACCAAAAATTGTCTCCGTATACAATGACGTTCATAAAGAAAACACTCAGCATG TTGTCCTCCCAATTGTTACTCGAGACGAGGCATCTCATAGAAGAAAATTAAGAAAATTAATCTTGGATAATAAGAAATCAAATGTGGGAACTACATCGTCATCCCTCAATATTGATTCCACTAATATTAATTCCACTTCCACTCCGTGTGTTACATCTGATAACATAGTCAACAAAATTGGTTTTCACAATTTTGAATCCACTCCTGAGGTGACTAATAATGTTAATTCAAGTCTTTCAAGTATTGTAACAA GTAACAATATTTGTAGTACCAGCAATCGTACAACGACAAAAAACGATATTGGGAATAATATTTCAACTGGCATCACATCAACCACCTGCACATCATCATTGAACCGTAATTTGCAAAGGCTATCATCTGGCAAACGTAAGTTGGTATCCAAAGCACGTATTTCGTCTCCTATACCAATGATCGACTTGACCACAGATGAAACCGTAGTACGAGATCCTTATAAAGGTGTTTCTACAG ATTATTTAGATCACGGTGATCAAGTTATTACTTGTGAAGTTTGTTATGCAAAGTTATGGGACGCAGAGAAAGGAAGCGGAAGAAAAGAGGGTGGCAAAATATGTCATATGTTATGTTGTGGTTATGCCAAAGTTGTGTTACCGGATTACAAAACCGCGACACCTTATTATAAAAGTCTATTCATGTCAAATGACAATGAAAGCAAGCACTTTTTGAAGAACATTCGACGATACAATTCTATGTTCGCGTTTACCTCAATGGGTGGTAAGGTTGACCAAACCGTGAATACTGGTAATGCTCCTTTTTGCTACAGAATTAGTGGTGAAAATTACCATTCTATTGGTAGTCTTGTGCCACCAAACGGAGTGAAGCCTAAATTTTGTCAGTTATACATATACGATACTGAAAATAAGTTGGCAAACAG GACTTCAGACAATGCTTCCTCATCATCCACTTCAGATGAAACCGATAATAAGCTGATACAACAAATCAAAGCAATGTTTGATGCCGAAAATGTGCTTGTGAAAATTTATAGGATGGTTAGAGATTGCTTCCAACAAAATCCTTATACCACTTTAAAGCTTCGCCTTATTGGCAAAAGAGAACAAGATGGTCGGACTTATAACTTACCTACTTCCTCAGAGGTTGCTGCTCTTATTGTTGGAGATATCGATAACGCACTTGAGAAAAGAGATATCGTTGTCGAGACACAAACAGGTTCATTAAAAAGAATAAGTGAATTGCATCCATCCTATCTTGCACTTCAGTATCCTATTTTGTTCCCATATGGAGACGACGGTTACAGAATTGACATACCACATAGGGGTGTCATTGATGTTACTAACAAGAAACGTCCGAATTGTACAATGAGAGAGTTTTTTGCGTATCGTGTACAAGATCGTAGTAACCAGTTTTCATTGATTCTAAATTCTCGACGCTTATTCCAACAGTTTTTGGTTGATGCTTATACGATGATTGAGAGCGAGCGACTTAACTTTATAAGATTTCAGCAACAAGATCTCAGGTCTGATACATATGAGAATATCCGGAAACTAAGATATAACGGCCAACAAGATTTGTCTAAGGTTGGAAAACGTATTTTCCTTCCATCTTCCTTTACAGGCGGGTCACgatatatgatgcaaaactaTCTTGACGCAATGGCAATTTGTAAATGGTATGGTTATCCAGACTTTTTTATAACCATTACCTGCAATCCCAAATGGCCGGAGGTTCAAAGGTTTCTTAAGGACACAAATCTTAATCCGGAGGATAGGCCTGATATTTTATCTCGAATTTTTAAAATAAAGCTGGATGCCATTTGTAAAGATTTGAAAGACCGTGATTTGTTTGGAAAAGCTTCTGCTG ttgttTACACTAATGAGTTTCAGAAGCGAGGATTGCCTCATGCACATATGTGCTTATTCATGGAGAATGATTACAAACTTCCAACTGTAGACCATGTTGATCAGTTTATTTCTGCAGAAATCCCTGATTTAAACCAAGACCCGGAACTATATACGCTTGTGAAAGACCATATGATTCACGGTCCATGTGGTAATGCTAGAATGAGCTCTCCATGTATGGTTGATAGAAAATGttcaaaaggttttcccaagaaaTTTCAAGATCACTCAACCTTGGATTCTAACGGATTTCCCTTATACAGAAGAAGAGATGACGGTTCCttcgttttaaaaaataaaattcagTTAGACAATAGAAGTGTTGTACCTTATAACAAAAAGCTTTTGAAAAGATATCAGGCGCATATAAACGTTGAATGGTGCAACCAAGCGGCGTCAATAAAGTATTTGTTCAAGTATATTAATAAAGGTCCTGATAGAGCAACAGTTGCTGTGGTTCCGAGCAACAATGAAAACGAACAAGCAGAAAATGATGAAATTAAAGAGTATTATGACTGTAG GAGTCCTTCTGTTATGCGTCTTCCTTTCCATCTTCCTGGACAACAAACAGTTTGTTTCGGTCCTGATGAAGATATTAATCAAGTGCTAAACAAACCATCTGTGAACTCATCAATGTTTTTAGCTTGGATGCAACGTAATCAAGATCCTAACGACCATGTTGCACGTACACTAACATACGTACAGTTTCCGCGTTTTTATGTTTGGAAGCTTGACAAGCGTATATGGGTTCCGAGAATAAAAGGAAAAACAATTGGAAGAATTCATTCCGTTTCTCCTTCTACCGGTGAAGCGTACTATTTAAGAattcttcttaacaaagttaaaggACCAACATCGTTTGATGATATTAAAACAGTTAATGGTCGAGTGTACGATACTTTTAGAGATGCTTGCTATGCGCTTGGTTTGTTGGATGACGACTCTGAGTATATTGAGGCCATCAAAGAAGCAAATATATCAGGTAGTGCAGGTTATATTCGCAATTTATTCGCCACCATGTTACTGTCAAGCACATTATCTAGACCTGAAGTTGTCTGGGAAAGCACATGGAAGTATATGACAGATGATTTTCTGTACAGATTCTCAAAGTATCATCGTGTTTCAg GTTTATCAATTCCTGATGAGCAACTAAAGAACTACGTTTTATGCGAAATAGAGAAGTTTTTAACTCGGAATAATTCATCGCTTCGGAGATTTTTATCAATGCCTTACCCGGATACTTCATCTTTAGATAACTTTCGCTGCCGATTGATTAACGAAGAGCTTGCTTATGACAGAACAGAGTTACAAAATGTTTATCAAGGTCAGGTGAATTTGTTAACGGATGAACAACGTGCAGTATATGAAGAAATTATGAACGCAGTTCATGGAGACAATGGAGGAGTATTTTTTGTTTACGGTTATGGCGGGACCGGTAAAACGTTTTTATGGAAAACATTATCTGCTGCAATTAGGTCAAAAGGTCAGATTGTATTAAACGTTGCATCTAGCGGAATTGCATCATTGCTGTTGGAGGGAGGAAGAACGGCTCATTCTAGGTTTCATATACCTTTGAATCTTAATGAGGATTCCGTTTGTCATATAAAACCAGACGATGATGTAGCTAAATTACTACAGCAGACCAAACTCATTATATGGGATGAAGCTCCTATGGTTCATAAACATGCATTTGAGGCTTTGGATAGAACTATGCATGACATTTTCAATATATCTAATCCATCCAGGTCTGATGTTTTATTTGGAGGGAAGGTGATTGTATTTGGTGGTGATTTTAGGCAAATACTACCTGTTGTTCCAAACGGTGGACGTCAAGAAATTGTGAATGCCTCATTATGTTCTTCTTATCTGTGGAGTAAGTGTAAGTTGTTGACGTTATCTAGAAACATGAGGTTAACTGTTGGAAGACCATCATCTGAAGTTGAAGAGATTAGTAATTTTGCAAAATGGTTGTTGGACGTTGGCGAGGGAAATGTTGGTGGTTCCAATGATGGAGAAGCAATAACTGAAATACCACCTGAGCTTTTAATTGATAGCATATCTGATCCAATTTCTAGCCTGATTGATTTTGTTTATCCGTCAATCTTGGATAATTACAATGATCCTAATTACTTTAGTACAAGAGCTATACTTGCGCCTAAGAATGAGGTTGTTCACGAGATTAACGACAGATTGTTGGCAGTTTTCCCTGGTGAAGAAAAAGAGTATCTTAGTTCTGACAGTCTATGCCCTACTGAAGATGGCAATGTTGATCAGCAAAATATATATTCTCCTGACGTGCTCAATGGTCTCAAAGTGTCTGGTTTACCAAATCATAGGTTAGTGCTTAAAGTTGGCGTTCCAGTAATGTTGTTGCGAAATATTGACCAACGAAATGGTTTGTGTAACGGTACAAGgttaaaggtcacaaaactttacAGCCGTGTTATTGAAGCTGAGATAATTTCTGGTGGTAATATTGGTTCTCGGACATTCATACCTAGAATCAATTTGGTACCTTCGGACCGAAAGATTCCTTTTGCATTTCAAAGGAGGCAATTTCCAATAACTGTATGTTTTGCAATGACGATTAACAAAAGCCAGGGACAGTCGCTATCTAAGGTTGGGTTGTACCTAAGACAACCAGTTTTCACACATGGTCAATTGTACGTAGCTTTATCCAGGGTTACAAGACGAGATGGAATCAAGTTACTAATACTTGACAATGATGGCAGGCCTACAAATAAAACAACCAATGTCGTATATAAAGAGATATTCAATGGATTGTGA